From the genome of Manduca sexta isolate Smith_Timp_Sample1 chromosome 14, JHU_Msex_v1.0, whole genome shotgun sequence, one region includes:
- the LOC115446543 gene encoding 6-phosphofructo-2-kinase/fructose-2,6-bisphosphatase isoform X2, whose amino-acid sequence MDSDDNRVEGWKYLNKQFFGDGERANYVNIPHVIAMVGLPARGKTYISKKLSRYLNWIGINTRVFNLGEYRRHATTAYTSHEFFRADNKEAMAIRQQCALDALHDVCEWLSKGGEVAVFDATNSTLDRRRMIRDIVVHKMGFKLFFVESICDDPRIIEQNIMEVKVSSPDYTNIQNTDNVLNDFLLRIEHYKEKYEPLDESLESDYSFMKIYDTGEKVVVHKHEGHIQSRIVYYLMNIHIVPRTIYLTRHGESLHNLQGRIGGDSALSPRGRQYARALAGYIEAQRIPGLRVWTSWMRRAIQTVTDVRAPQERWKALNEIDAGICEEMTYAEIQQKYPADFNARDANKFAYRYPRGESYEDLVARLEPVIMELERQGNVLVVSHQAVMRCLLAYFLDKSAEELPYLHVPLHTVIKLTPVAYGCREEHIQLSVDAVDTHRPKPSVIPAPPIKPPVPPVLNGDTNGEQSEDSPSH is encoded by the exons ATGGATTCCGACGACAACCGTGTTGAAGGCTGGAAATACCTCAATAAACAATTCTTCGGCGATG GGGAGCGAGCCAACTATGTGAACATACCGCATGTGATCGCGATGGTGGGGCTGCCGGCGCGCGGCAAGACATACATATCCAAGAAACTGTCCAGATACCTCAACTGGATAGGGATCAACACCAGGG TGTTCAACCTGGGCGAGTACAGACGACACGCGACCACCGCGTACACAAGCCATGAGTTCTTCCGCGCGGACAACAAGGAGGCAATGGCCATCCGACAGCAGTGCGCACTCGACGCGCTGCACGACGTCTGCGAGTGGCTCTCTAAGGGCGGCGAGGTTGCT GTGTTTGACGCGACAAATTCGACGCTAGACCGGCGGCGCATGATCCGCGACATCGTGGTGCACAAGATGGGCTTCAAACTGTTCTTTGTCGAGTCCATATGTGATGACCCCAGAATtatagaacaaaatattatg GAAGTGAAAGTGAGCAGTCCGGACTACACCAACATACAGAACACGGACAACGTCTTGAACGACTTCTTGCTCCGGATAGAGCATTATAAGGAGAAGTACGAACCCCTGGACGAGAGTTTGGAGTCGGACTACAGCTTTATGAAGATATACGACACCGGGGAGAAGGTGGTGGTGCATAAACACGAGGGGCATATACAGAGTCGCATCGTGTACTACCTGATGAACATACACATTGTGCCCAGGACTATTTATTTGACTAGG CACGGCGAGAGCCTGCACAACCTGCAGGGCCGCATCGGCGGCGACAGCGCGCTGTCCCCGCGCGGGCGGCAGTACGCGCGCGCGCTGGCCGGCTACATCGAGGCGCAGCGCATCCCCGGCCTGCGCGTGTGGACGTCGTGGATGCGCCGCGCCATCCAGACCGTCACCGACGTGCGCGCGCCGCAGGAGAGGTGGAAGGCGCTCAACGAGATCGACGCG GGCATCTGCGAAGAGATGACGTACGCGGAAATCCAGCAGAAGTACCCGGCGGACTTCAACGCTCGCGACGCGAACAAGTTCGCGTACCGCTACCCGCGCGGGGAGAGCTACGAGGACCTGGTGGCGCGCCTCGAGCCCGTCATCATGGAGCTGGAGCGGCAAGGCAACGTGCTCGTCGTCTCGCACCAGGCCGTCATGCGCTGTCTGCTGGCCTACTTCCTCGACAAGTCGGCCG AGGAGTTACCGTACCTCCACGTGCCACTGCACACTGTGATCAAGCTGACCCCAGTCGCGTACGGATGTCGCGAGGAGCACATCCAGTTGTCAGTGGACGCGGTGGACACGCACCGGCCCAAGCCTTCT GTGATACCAGCGCCGCCTATAAAGCCTCCCGTCCCTCCGGTACTCAACGGGGACACGAACGGGGAACAGAGTGAGGATAGCCCGTCTCACTAA